Genomic DNA from Pedosphaera parvula Ellin514:
GATGCGTCAGGACTTGGGGACGAAATTCCAAGGCAATCTGGCCGAAGTCATGCTGTTCCGTGGTGCAGTATCGGATAGTGAGAAAACTGCAATTGATAATTATCTAGGTAGTAAATACGGTATTTCCATCATCCCTCTGGCCATCACTCAGCAACCTTCAAATGTAACTCAGCAGGAAGGGAAGACTGCCAGCTTTTGGGTGGATGCCATAGCTGGTTCGCCCACCATCCTTTATCAGTGGCAGAAGAACGGTCTGAATATTTCCGGGGCGACTAACGCATCCTATACCACTCCGATTTTGGTCCAGTCCGATAGTGGTGCTACTTTTCGGGCCATTGTATCAACTCCCCTGGGCATCAGCACCAACAGTTCCACGGTCACTCTCACAGTGACCGCCGATACCCAGGCTCCAACCATATTCTCAGCGACACGTCAAAGTGGAAGCAGCAATACCATCATGGTGGTGTATTCCGAAGATGTAGCTCCGCTGGCCGCTACTAATGCGGCGAATTACACGCTCGACAATGGAGTTACTGTCTCCTCGGTGGCTGTCGGCAGTGCCGCCAATCAGGTGATTCTAAACACTTCAGCACTGGATAATTCCACGATCTATACCCTCGGCGTGCAAAACGTGAAAGACTTGTTCAATCAAACCATCAGCCCAGCCTCCACATTGGTCATGCCAGCCAACATGGCCTTGTGGCTCAGAGCGGATTCAGGTGTGGTAAGTGATTCCTCCGGAAACGTAACCGAATGGAATGACCAGTCTCCTAATCGCAATAATGCGACCCAGTACCTGGGGGCCAACTATTATCCCGTGCTGGTGCCGGGTGCGATGAATGGTCAGCCAGTGGTTCGCTTCGGCGTGGGGGCGACGAACTTCATGCAGGTTGCCTCCTCTTCTTCCGTTGCCATCACCAGTGACATGACTATTTACGCTGTGGTGAATATCCCCGATTTGTCGGTGCCATGCGAAATCATTGGAAAGACGGCGGTGCAGTATCCTGCTCCGTATGATTACTATGTCCAAACCACGACGCTCACCCGTTTTTATCGCGGCAATGGCACCTCAGGCTATGCGCTCGTGAATGGTACTCCTCCTTCACTTGGCGTGCCTCACGTGCTGGCCGTGCGAATGGCTGGAAGCAGTGTGACTCATTATGTGGATGGCGTTTCCGCCGGAACCGGGACCATTGTCACCAATATTGCTGATACCGGCGCACCGCTCAGGATCGGCGGTCGCAGTGATCTCGCTCAAACGATGCATGGCGACATGTCTGAAATCCTCCTCTTCAGATCGGGGCTTTCCGCCACGGAGCGCAGGGCTGTGGATAGTTATCTCAGCTTGAAATACTTCCCGTTCATTTTCACACAGCAGCCGCAGAGTGTGAGCAAGCTTGAAGGTGAAACCGCCACTTTCACCGTGGGTGCCAGTCAGGGGGCAGCCAGCCTGTCGTATCAATGGCAGAGAAATTCGGTGAATATTCCTGGTGCAACCAACTTTTCCTATACCACTCCTTTGCTGGTCCAGGCAGATAGTGGCTCCACTTTCCGCGTGCTCATTACACCGCTGGGAGGCACAACTGCCACCAGCGACACCGCCACGCTCACAGTTTCCCCGGATAACCAGGCGCCTACCGTGGTTTCAATTGGCAAGGCATTCTGGAACCAAAACCAAATTATTGTCGTGTTTTCAGAATCAGTGGATCCTTCCATGGCCACGAACAGTAGTAATTATGTTTTGGATAATGGTGCCACGGTGACAGGCGCAGCTATTGGCACCGCGCCCAACCTGATAGTACTCAGCACCTCAGGTCTGAACGCCTCAACCACTTACTCGGTAACCGTCCAAAATGTTCGTGATCTCTATAACAATACCATTTCGACCAGTAACACCCCTGTTGGTTACTATCCCGCAAGCCTTGGTTTGTGGCTGAAGGCCGATGCCGGGCTCACTGTCGACGCCCAGAATTATGTCAGTTCCTGGGCTGATCAGTCGGGCTATGGCAATACCGCAAGCTTCTATGATCCGACTGCTTATCCATTGTTCGTCCCGAGTGCCAATGATGGATTGCCTGCAGTTAACTTCAATGGCACGAATCAGTACCTGGCTGTGAATCCCTCACCCAGCCTGACCATTACCGGCGATCTTTCAATCTACGTCGTGGCGCGCATCAAGGATTTCACATCCACCACAAATGAGGTGGGCTTGGTGGAAAAGACAGACGGTAACCTGGCCGCTCCTTTTGATTATTATCTCGCCAAAACGACTGGATTACCCTGGTTCTATCGCGGAGCAGGGCAGGGGCAACCTTATGGTTCAGTGACAGGCACCAAGGCACCGCCAATCAACTCCACGCATATTCTTTCAGTGGTGATGAATGGAAACCAGGCCACGCATTATCTGGACGGGTTGACCAACGGAACTGGCACAATTACCCAGGTAGGCGGTGATAATCCCACCAAGGTGATTGGAATTGGTACTCGCGACGGCTTCCAACCGAAAATGAACGGTGATTTCAAAGAAATTCTGCTGTTCACCTCTGCGGTCTCTGATGCAGATCGTGCTGCCATCGATTCCTACCTGACCAGCAAATATGGAATCCTTGTTGGTCCGGTTCCGAAAATTACACTTGCTGCGACTGGCGGAGGGAGTATCGTGCTCTCTTGGCCCACACCGAATCTAAACTTTACATTGCAATCGGCTGCGGACTTGAGCGGCTCGGCTTGGACCACCGCGCCTGATGCCGTAACGAGTTCCAATGGGGTCAGCAGCGTTAACATCAGCGTAACGGCAGCACAGAAGTTCTACCGTTTGCACAAACAGTAGTTTTGTTGCCCGAAACTTTTGAGGATATTTAACTTAAAACTCTATTTGAGGTATGAACAAGATGATCCAGTCATCCCGTAAAAGGGGAGGTTTCACACTGATTGAGCTGCTGGTTGTGATCGCCATCATCGCAATCCTCGCGGGGTTGCTCCTGCCCGCGCTATCCAAGGCCAAACAGAAGGCCCAGGCCACGCAATGTTTAAATAATATCAAGCAGTTGCAGCTTTGCTGGCAAATGTATCTTGGCGACAATAACGATTCGATGGCGGTAAATCATGCCAACCCGATCAACAGTTTGAATGATTCATGGATCTTCGGAAGCGCCAGG
This window encodes:
- a CDS encoding LamG-like jellyroll fold domain-containing protein, whose translation is MFRKLVPFVACGAVLAGLISPSTSRAANIQGVTINSVSSEYLSGVEQRRATNMLNNTGLYGDILTTVPGGAMWVSFTNTAAALTNEYVTFDLGAVHPIDQMKVWPYNEGANLTTPKQGLRSADILTSFDGVNYTTNFPNYAFNLAPGTFVSTVQSIPFNGLQARYVRLNVHTNWGNTFRVGIGKVRFVDTNVPPTLNSASYSFAGNRVTVRFSESVLPSTATNIANYSIQSGATTATIQSATMDIYNDGVVLQTSPLNTNLSYTLTASNVRDAANTISIVNNSQVTLGAELIAWLKADVGVLTDGGGNVTQWNDQSGLGNNALVATNGAAPFLSTGVVNGNPAVHFDGISQVLEISNNPSLYSDRDFTIYLLLSVDSLGVVHGPISKAQTNIPASFDFQIAKTSGRLNFVRGNGSGYNSFSPTAGALSAGQYYLLSIVMRGTNALMYQNGNFFANAAYTAGFGDAGSAVRIGMRQDLGTKFQGNLAEVMLFRGAVSDSEKTAIDNYLGSKYGISIIPLAITQQPSNVTQQEGKTASFWVDAIAGSPTILYQWQKNGLNISGATNASYTTPILVQSDSGATFRAIVSTPLGISTNSSTVTLTVTADTQAPTIFSATRQSGSSNTIMVVYSEDVAPLAATNAANYTLDNGVTVSSVAVGSAANQVILNTSALDNSTIYTLGVQNVKDLFNQTISPASTLVMPANMALWLRADSGVVSDSSGNVTEWNDQSPNRNNATQYLGANYYPVLVPGAMNGQPVVRFGVGATNFMQVASSSSVAITSDMTIYAVVNIPDLSVPCEIIGKTAVQYPAPYDYYVQTTTLTRFYRGNGTSGYALVNGTPPSLGVPHVLAVRMAGSSVTHYVDGVSAGTGTIVTNIADTGAPLRIGGRSDLAQTMHGDMSEILLFRSGLSATERRAVDSYLSLKYFPFIFTQQPQSVSKLEGETATFTVGASQGAASLSYQWQRNSVNIPGATNFSYTTPLLVQADSGSTFRVLITPLGGTTATSDTATLTVSPDNQAPTVVSIGKAFWNQNQIIVVFSESVDPSMATNSSNYVLDNGATVTGAAIGTAPNLIVLSTSGLNASTTYSVTVQNVRDLYNNTISTSNTPVGYYPASLGLWLKADAGLTVDAQNYVSSWADQSGYGNTASFYDPTAYPLFVPSANDGLPAVNFNGTNQYLAVNPSPSLTITGDLSIYVVARIKDFTSTTNEVGLVEKTDGNLAAPFDYYLAKTTGLPWFYRGAGQGQPYGSVTGTKAPPINSTHILSVVMNGNQATHYLDGLTNGTGTITQVGGDNPTKVIGIGTRDGFQPKMNGDFKEILLFTSAVSDADRAAIDSYLTSKYGILVGPVPKITLAATGGGSIVLSWPTPNLNFTLQSAADLSGSAWTTAPDAVTSSNGVSSVNISVTAAQKFYRLHKQ